The following are from one region of the Endozoicomonas sp. 4G genome:
- a CDS encoding MBL fold metallo-hydrolase: MTGQNPSLIKETFPVGPLQCNCTIIGNSITKKAIVIDPGGDPEVILAKLEAHGLKAIALIHTHAHLDHFLASGEIKKKTGAPIHLHKEDKFLWDNLETQCRMFGVPYNPVPDPDYWLNDDQELPCCEGVAMHTPGHTPGSMCFHFEKENLLIAGDTLFRRSIGRTDLWGGDFKAIEKSIRDRLYTLDEETTVVTGHGPDTCIGEEIRENSIIRG, encoded by the coding sequence ATGACTGGGCAAAATCCGTCACTGATAAAAGAAACATTTCCTGTGGGGCCTTTGCAGTGTAACTGCACCATCATAGGTAACTCCATCACCAAAAAAGCCATCGTGATCGACCCCGGTGGTGATCCCGAAGTCATTCTCGCGAAACTGGAGGCCCACGGGCTAAAGGCTATAGCACTGATTCACACTCATGCTCACCTGGATCATTTTCTGGCCAGTGGCGAAATCAAGAAAAAGACCGGTGCCCCCATCCATCTTCACAAAGAAGATAAATTCCTTTGGGATAATCTTGAAACCCAATGTCGTATGTTTGGTGTACCCTATAATCCTGTTCCTGATCCCGATTACTGGCTGAATGATGATCAGGAACTACCTTGTTGTGAAGGAGTAGCGATGCATACGCCCGGACATACGCCGGGGTCCATGTGTTTTCATTTTGAGAAAGAGAATCTGTTGATCGCCGGAGACACGCTGTTCCGTCGCTCAATCGGTAGAACCGATCTTTGGGGTGGTGACTTCAAGGCAATAGAGAAGTCCATTCGTGATCGATTGTACACTTTGGATGAAGAAACTACCGTGGTAACAGGTCATGGCCCGGATACCTGTATTGGTGAAGAAATCCGGGAAAACAGCATTATCAGAGGCTAG
- a CDS encoding OmpA family protein, whose amino-acid sequence MLIQLKRVSLVVAAAAIVAGCQTTNPYTGEQEVNKTSTYGGIGALTGAVIGGLVDGGEGALKGAAIGGAAGAGYGYYTDQQEAALRQELQGTGVQLQREGDNLKLIMPSNITFDSNKSDIKSSFYPVLGSVAKVFKEYDKNLIEVVGYTDSTGGDKINLPLSEDRARSVASYLMNQGISGSRITSFGAGASNPIGDNKTKEGRAMNRRVEINLRPAPQK is encoded by the coding sequence ATGTTAATACAACTAAAAAGAGTGTCCCTGGTCGTTGCCGCAGCCGCTATCGTAGCGGGTTGTCAGACTACCAACCCTTATACCGGCGAGCAGGAAGTGAATAAAACGTCTACCTACGGCGGCATTGGTGCGCTTACCGGTGCGGTTATTGGTGGTTTGGTCGACGGTGGCGAAGGGGCTCTCAAGGGGGCTGCCATTGGTGGTGCAGCCGGTGCCGGTTATGGTTATTACACGGACCAGCAGGAAGCAGCCCTCAGGCAGGAGCTACAGGGAACCGGTGTTCAGTTACAACGAGAGGGGGATAACCTCAAGTTGATCATGCCCTCAAACATCACCTTTGATTCCAATAAGTCAGATATTAAGTCCAGCTTTTATCCAGTCCTGGGTTCGGTTGCCAAGGTCTTTAAGGAGTATGACAAGAATCTGATTGAAGTGGTGGGCTATACCGACAGCACTGGTGGCGACAAAATTAATCTGCCACTCTCTGAAGATCGAGCCAGAAGTGTCGCGAGTTATCTGATGAATCAGGGGATTTCCGGATCGCGTATTACTTCCTTTGGTGCGGGTGCTTCAAACCCCATCGGTGATAATAAAACCAAGGAAGGCCGGGCGATGAACAGGCGAGTAGAGATTAATTTAAGGCCGGCTCCGCAAAAGTAA
- a CDS encoding acetate kinase produces MSKDSILVINCGSSSLKFAVINPTTEEEKINGIAERMNSSEAVLNWKINGEKGSLPLGQAAHEAALEAIVGLLREEGLMASISAIGHRVVHGGEKFSQSCLVTDEVLQAIEDGTKLAPLHSPANLAGIRAAQKIFPGLPNVVVFDTAFHQTMPAEAYLYPIPYSLYKDHGVRRYGFHGTSYRYVGQAAADMLGLDINDSNLVVAHLGNGASACAIKNGKSIDTTMGLTPLEGLVMGTRSGDVDPNLFNFLNKTLGYTLDEATDMLNKKSGLLGLSEMDSDCRVIQEAAAQGNEHAQLTLDVFCHVLAEKVAGFAAAMGKIDALVFTGGIGENSSVIRKNVLERLSIFGFKLDEKLNDETFRGKSGVITQEGSTVAMVVATNEELMISRDTQALTA; encoded by the coding sequence ATGAGCAAAGACAGCATTCTGGTCATCAACTGCGGTAGTTCGTCCCTCAAATTCGCAGTGATCAATCCGACAACGGAAGAAGAAAAAATCAACGGCATCGCTGAGCGCATGAACAGCAGCGAAGCGGTTCTGAACTGGAAAATCAACGGCGAAAAAGGCTCTTTGCCGCTGGGACAGGCGGCGCACGAAGCGGCCTTGGAAGCTATCGTGGGCCTCCTGCGTGAAGAAGGCCTGATGGCAAGTATCTCCGCCATTGGTCACCGTGTTGTTCACGGTGGTGAGAAGTTCTCTCAGTCCTGCCTGGTGACCGATGAGGTTCTGCAAGCGATTGAAGACGGCACCAAGCTGGCTCCTCTGCACAGTCCGGCCAACCTGGCGGGTATTCGTGCCGCCCAGAAAATTTTCCCGGGCCTGCCCAATGTCGTGGTTTTTGACACCGCGTTCCACCAGACCATGCCAGCCGAAGCATACCTTTACCCGATTCCATACAGCCTGTACAAAGACCACGGTGTGCGTCGCTACGGCTTCCACGGAACCAGCTACCGCTATGTCGGTCAGGCTGCTGCTGACATGCTGGGTCTGGATATCAACGACAGTAATCTTGTTGTGGCTCACCTGGGCAACGGCGCTTCTGCCTGTGCCATCAAAAATGGTAAGTCCATTGATACCACCATGGGCCTGACACCACTGGAAGGTCTGGTTATGGGAACCCGCTCCGGTGATGTTGACCCGAACCTGTTCAACTTCCTGAACAAGACTCTGGGCTACACTCTGGACGAAGCCACCGACATGTTGAATAAAAAAAGCGGCCTGCTGGGCCTGTCTGAAATGGACAGCGATTGTCGCGTTATTCAAGAGGCGGCGGCGCAAGGCAATGAACATGCCCAGCTAACCCTGGACGTTTTCTGCCATGTTCTGGCTGAAAAAGTAGCAGGCTTCGCTGCGGCTATGGGCAAGATTGACGCTCTGGTATTCACCGGTGGTATTGGCGAGAACTCCAGCGTCATTCGTAAGAACGTCCTTGAACGCCTGAGCATTTTCGGCTTCAAGCTGGATGAAAAGCTCAATGATGAAACCTTCCGAGGCAAGAGCGGTGTGATTACTCAGGAAGGCTCTACCGTTGCCATGGTCGTTGCCACCAACGAAGAGCTGATGATTTCCCGTGACACTCAGGCTCTCACCGCCTGA
- a CDS encoding GDCCVxC domain-containing (seleno)protein translates to MKLHVNTESTVTCNSCGHCETETMPLDACVYLYECRSCKNLMTPQKGDCCVFCSRGSHPCPTSQRESKSYQVIPRQKQTALEASHFETRTSMAG, encoded by the coding sequence ATGAAACTTCATGTTAATACCGAGTCAACCGTCACCTGCAATAGCTGTGGCCATTGTGAAACTGAAACCATGCCACTGGATGCCTGCGTTTATCTCTATGAATGCAGAAGCTGTAAAAATCTGATGACGCCGCAAAAAGGCGACTGCTGTGTTTTCTGTTCCCGTGGCAGCCATCCGTGCCCCACCAGCCAGAGAGAAAGTAAAAGTTATCAGGTGATTCCCAGGCAAAAACAAACGGCCCTGGAAGCCTCGCACTTTGAAACAAGAACCTCAATGGCGGGATAA
- the bioA gene encoding adenosylmethionine--8-amino-7-oxononanoate transaminase produces the protein MDRTITPSDLEFDARHIWHPYGTTPSQYELFAVESASGVRLRLSDGREVIDGMSSWWCTVHGYNHPVMNQAIKDQVDSMSHVMFGGLTHKPAIELARRLVELTPEPIKTVFFADSGSVAVEVAIKMAMQYWQCRGETNKNKLLTFKGGYFGDTTGGMAVCDPDNGMHHLFTGILPEHHFVPRPGCGFDETFEDHHIETFRSELESLNHQVAAVIIEPIVQGAGGMHFYSPDFLKKVRALCDEHEVLLIHDEIATGFGRTGKMFACEHADVIPDIMCVGKALTGGYMTLSAVLCSEAISKTICASGPIMHGPTFMANPLACAAGVASMDILATGDWVHQVANIEKKLWAGLSPCAELETVADVRVLGAIGVVELQEPVVMSDIQPRFPEQGVWVRPFGKLVYVMPPYVISDEDLNTLCKAICTVVESIG, from the coding sequence TTGGATCGAACCATTACACCGTCTGATCTTGAGTTTGATGCCCGGCATATCTGGCACCCTTACGGGACAACGCCCAGCCAGTATGAATTGTTTGCTGTTGAAAGTGCTTCAGGGGTCAGGCTGCGCTTGAGTGATGGCCGGGAAGTGATTGATGGAATGTCTTCCTGGTGGTGCACGGTTCATGGCTATAACCATCCGGTTATGAATCAGGCCATTAAGGATCAGGTGGATTCCATGTCCCATGTGATGTTCGGTGGGCTGACTCATAAACCCGCTATTGAGCTGGCTCGCAGACTGGTTGAACTGACGCCTGAACCGATCAAAACGGTATTTTTTGCGGATTCAGGATCGGTCGCCGTGGAAGTAGCCATCAAGATGGCCATGCAGTATTGGCAGTGCCGGGGTGAGACCAACAAGAATAAGTTGCTGACCTTCAAAGGTGGCTACTTTGGCGATACCACCGGCGGCATGGCGGTCTGTGATCCTGACAATGGCATGCATCATTTGTTTACCGGCATTCTGCCTGAGCATCATTTTGTACCCCGGCCCGGCTGTGGTTTTGATGAGACTTTTGAAGATCACCACATTGAGACGTTTCGCTCTGAACTGGAGTCCCTGAATCATCAGGTGGCTGCCGTTATCATCGAGCCTATCGTTCAGGGGGCTGGTGGTATGCATTTTTACTCCCCCGACTTTCTGAAAAAAGTCAGGGCACTGTGTGATGAGCATGAAGTTTTGTTGATTCATGATGAGATTGCCACAGGCTTTGGTCGAACCGGAAAAATGTTTGCCTGCGAACACGCCGATGTTATCCCGGATATCATGTGTGTCGGTAAAGCCCTGACTGGTGGCTACATGACGCTATCGGCAGTGCTGTGCAGCGAAGCAATCAGTAAGACCATCTGTGCCTCTGGCCCGATTATGCACGGCCCCACCTTTATGGCTAATCCCCTGGCCTGTGCCGCCGGTGTGGCGAGTATGGATATTTTAGCCACTGGTGACTGGGTTCATCAGGTGGCCAATATAGAGAAAAAATTATGGGCCGGTCTCTCTCCCTGTGCTGAGCTGGAGACGGTGGCTGACGTTCGGGTTCTGGGGGCTATCGGTGTGGTTGAATTGCAAGAGCCGGTGGTGATGTCCGACATTCAGCCCCGCTTTCCTGAGCAGGGAGTATGGGTCAGACCTTTCGGCAAGCTGGTTTATGTTATGCCACCCTATGTTATTTCGGACGAAGACCTGAATACCTTGTGTAAGGCTATTTGTACGGTTGTTGAATCTATTGGTTAA
- the pta gene encoding phosphate acetyltransferase, with protein sequence MRTFFLAPTRYGVGLTSVSLGLVRALDTLGLRVKFFKPIAQLHTADKGPERSTRLAQRIMDHEPPTPITTQKVENLLGDNKGDELMEEIVALFGDASEGAEVVVVEGLVPTRNMPYANRLNSDMAITLNADIILVSETGKDSLEDVADKLEIAADSFGGIKNPNVIGYILNKLDKELVEQLTEDQQFKPLPEFARKNFLPLGYISYDPQLSSHRTLDIARHLGCEVINEGDIAQRRVNSFTLSARTPSNMIHNLKPGNLIITAGDRDDIVLATSMAAANGVPLPGLLLTSGIRMSNAVKELCDRAFATGLPVLMTEDDSYTTATRLDHMSDELPLDDIERIEKVMNTIAGNLNNHWFKQHCKSLAERRLSPPAFRYSLVQQAQAARKRIVLPEGDESRTIQAAIICQERGIAECILLGNREVIEQVARDNGFDLPEGLIIMEPESIRQRYIEPMVELRKHKGLNAPMAEAQLEDTVVLGTMMLAMDEVDGLVSGAVHTTANTIRPAFQLIKPKKDAGGLVSSVFFMLLPDQVLVYGDCAVNPNPDAEALANIAIQSADSALAFGIEPRIAMISYSTGSSGIGEDVERVRDATQLVREKRPDLVVDGPLQYDAASVESVAKSKAPDSNVAGRATVFVFPDLNTGNTTYKAVQRSANVISVGPMLQGLNKPVNDLSRGALVDDIVYTIALTAIQAAAEKA encoded by the coding sequence ATGCGTACGTTTTTTCTGGCCCCCACTCGCTATGGGGTCGGTCTGACTTCAGTCTCCTTGGGTCTGGTGCGGGCACTGGACACTCTGGGCCTGAGGGTAAAATTCTTCAAGCCCATTGCCCAGCTGCACACGGCGGATAAAGGGCCTGAGCGTTCTACACGACTGGCTCAGCGTATTATGGACCATGAGCCGCCGACGCCGATTACCACCCAAAAGGTTGAAAACCTGCTGGGTGACAACAAAGGTGATGAGCTTATGGAAGAGATTGTCGCCCTGTTCGGGGATGCTTCCGAAGGCGCTGAAGTGGTCGTGGTTGAAGGTCTGGTCCCTACCCGGAACATGCCTTACGCCAACCGCCTTAACAGCGATATGGCCATAACCCTGAACGCCGATATCATTCTGGTTTCAGAAACCGGTAAGGACTCCCTGGAAGATGTTGCAGACAAGCTGGAAATCGCTGCCGACAGCTTTGGTGGCATCAAAAACCCCAATGTTATCGGTTATATCCTGAACAAGCTGGATAAAGAACTGGTTGAACAGCTGACTGAAGACCAGCAGTTCAAACCGTTGCCTGAATTTGCCCGCAAAAACTTCCTGCCCCTGGGTTACATCAGCTACGACCCTCAGCTGAGTTCACACCGTACTCTGGATATTGCCCGCCACCTGGGCTGCGAAGTCATTAACGAAGGCGATATCGCCCAGCGTCGTGTCAATTCCTTCACGCTGAGCGCCAGAACCCCCAGCAATATGATTCATAATCTGAAGCCCGGTAATCTGATCATTACTGCCGGCGACCGTGACGATATTGTGCTGGCCACCTCCATGGCCGCAGCCAATGGTGTTCCACTGCCCGGACTGCTACTGACCAGCGGCATCAGAATGTCCAATGCAGTTAAGGAACTCTGCGACAGAGCCTTTGCTACTGGCCTGCCGGTGCTGATGACCGAGGATGATTCTTACACCACCGCTACCCGTCTGGATCACATGAGTGACGAGCTGCCTCTGGACGACATTGAACGTATTGAAAAGGTGATGAACACCATCGCCGGGAACCTCAATAACCATTGGTTCAAGCAGCACTGCAAAAGTCTGGCAGAGCGTCGTCTGTCGCCTCCGGCATTCCGCTACAGTCTGGTGCAACAGGCTCAGGCAGCGCGCAAACGCATTGTTCTGCCAGAGGGCGATGAGTCAAGAACCATTCAGGCGGCCATCATTTGTCAGGAACGTGGCATTGCCGAGTGTATTCTGCTGGGTAACCGTGAAGTCATTGAACAGGTCGCCCGTGACAACGGTTTTGATCTGCCGGAAGGGCTGATCATTATGGAGCCCGAAAGTATCCGCCAGCGTTATATTGAGCCCATGGTCGAACTGCGCAAGCACAAGGGCCTGAACGCCCCCATGGCAGAAGCTCAGCTGGAAGATACCGTGGTTCTGGGTACCATGATGCTGGCCATGGACGAAGTGGATGGTCTGGTTTCCGGCGCTGTCCATACTACGGCCAATACCATCCGCCCGGCTTTCCAGCTGATCAAACCGAAAAAAGACGCCGGTGGCCTGGTATCTTCGGTGTTCTTCATGCTGTTGCCTGATCAGGTTCTGGTGTACGGCGACTGTGCGGTTAATCCAAACCCTGACGCAGAAGCCCTGGCTAACATTGCCATTCAGAGTGCTGATTCGGCCCTGGCCTTTGGCATTGAACCACGCATTGCCATGATCAGCTATTCCACCGGCTCTTCCGGTATCGGTGAAGATGTTGAGCGGGTTCGTGATGCAACTCAGCTGGTTCGTGAGAAACGTCCTGACCTGGTGGTTGATGGTCCATTGCAATATGACGCAGCCTCGGTGGAATCGGTGGCTAAGAGCAAGGCTCCCGACTCAAACGTCGCTGGTCGTGCAACCGTTTTTGTATTCCCTGACCTCAATACCGGTAACACCACTTACAAGGCGGTACAGCGCAGCGCCAACGTTATCAGTGTTGGCCCGATGCTGCAGGGTTTGAACAAGCCCGTAAACGACCTGTCCCGTGGTGCCCTGGTGGACGATATTGTCTACACCATTGCCCTCACTGCCATTCAGGCTGCTGCTGAAAAAGCCTGA